CAAACACGCGCTCGTTCGTAACAAGAAGGCAGGGTTAACGCTGCTTACCCACTCTGACGAATAAACAATTTGTTACAAGCCCTGAATGCAACTTTGGCTTACATTCAACACagaaaaactacttttaaaacagtttttttaaTAGCTCAGTCTGGTGAAAAAGTTGAATTCTGAACCAAGCTTCAACCATGGTACAAAGAGTACTGAGGGACAATACCAGTTACTAACCACTGAAAGCACTGTCTGTTGGAAAACGTAGTTTTAATAGATATTCTTCATCTTACATAAGAGCACAATAAATACACCACATTCTATAGAAATTTCAGATGACACGAGTCAGAAGAGGTGAAAGAGGGAGAATACCAATAGACTACATAACCATACCCCTGAATTGCATGACAAAACGCTCCCTACTGCAACCACTAGAAGCTGTCGTTTATACACTTCAGGTTGGCTTCCCCAAGAGCTTTtaagcttttgggggttttttgccccccccccccttttttttttttttgagggagagggcttgggaaagaaagagaatagGGATACAAGAAATCAAGGGAAGCAATAAAATGGGTTCCCAGAAAAGATGCTGGACTCCCAGACAAGATGCATACACAAAAAACAGGGATGAGAAGGAAGTGTTTAAGCACTTTCCTTCCCTCCAGTAAAGAAGCTTTGTTGCTATTTAAGCAGACCAGTTGCTCAAGCAAGTAGCTTAACAAGGCTTGTAGAGAAAACCAGTGTTACGAGGTGCTAGCTGTAAGTGGTTAAGCAAACATCAGTCAATACACAAGCTGGCTGTAACAGTGGTTCTACACGCTGGTATTTCATGTTAATAGAGGGCAGGAATCACAGAAGTTAGAAAACTGTGTAGCCTAACATCTGATGACAATCAGCAAAGAAGTTATGCAGATTACTCATAATTAGTGCTGCCATTTGCTCTCAACCTCCTACTCCGTTATGGTTATTTCCACAAAAATGCATATCAATGCATTGCTAAAATTATGGTTACAACGGTTACATCAGAGGCTTGTTTCTAAAAGTCACTCCAAATGCAATTTCGTATTAAATTGGCCAGGTAAGGTCACCCACAtaacagaagcaaataaaaaaagtcagcaaacagaagcaaaagaatCTTGTGAATTCCACCTCTTTACTGTTTAATCTGTCAGACTGGTGAAGACAAATTGTCAATTCTGGTTTCAACTTTTTTAAATACGATTGTCACATTagagaaatgaaaacacagcaaaataaactgTACAAAGGCAAAGtagaataacaaaaaatattttactaaaacaTAAGATTTACAGGAGATTTTCCAGACAAGCCATACAAAATGGTCACAAGCTTTTTCTTGGAGGGATTTTTCTACACTTGACAGCAGAATCACAATATTATTAGTGAAGGTGATGGATGTTTAATGTTCCCATTTTTTGTTCAAACAATGAAGCTTGTCCATCTACAGCGTCTAAGTTAGACTGGGCTAGAGGGTATATTCTAAAGTATAACTGGTTAGCTGCTTTTACCAATGCAATTAGCATCACCATAAAAAGGGAGGAGGAGcccacaaaatgaaaacaaaaagccccgCAGCTAACCCTGCCTACCTTCATTCACAGTGCTTATACTTAAACCGTGATGGGAAAAATGATTAAAAGCAGAGATGtgctgctgctttcaaaaaaTTTCACAACAATCCAGATGATACTTCTAGCCTCTGCTCATGCGGTACAATAGTGAATTAGGACAAGACACAGATTTGCTAATGTGCATTTAATCACCAAAGGACTGAAGATGTCTGGGCTTTTATTCTGTAATGTTTCTAAGACTGTGTCcattaaatgcaaacaaaaaaggaagaggtCTTGGCAGAACAGGAGAAGTGATGCACACTTGATGTTCAAAGCGCATTTAAATATTATTCATGGCATATAGCCTAGTCCATGCTCTggctgtaaagaaaaagaaacacatttaagaaaagatgtatttttcaggccttattaaagtaattttaaatacttatttttaaagatcACTTTTATACCACTGCTGCAAGTACACAAAATGTATCAGTTCTCAGATTTTAAGTGCAATTTTGAACTCCAGCAGCTGTCAACTTCTCTATATAGCAGAAGTGGCCTGACTGCAGTCGATCCAAAAGCAAAAGAGGCATAATGTAGTAATTCTTTCAATCCATTACAGCCTGCAACAGAAGCAGGTATGGAAGAGATGTACTTTCCCAAACCAGATAATCTGTTCCTTAAGCTCTAGAGGAAAAGCAGTGGTGCGTACTTTTATTTTACCACAACTCCAAATTAGACACGCTTGCAATTTAGGACCATGAAAACTCAAGATAAAAGAGATCGAGAGAGCTTTTCTTCTAGCAAGCCTCACAGACTTGAAAACAGACCAACTGCAGGCACATTCAGGGTACTTGGACTATGATTGTATGCAGTAATTGTTTCTGCAAGTTGCAGACATAAAACAAGAGGTCAGGATTTACATCCCCCAACCAATTAGTAACCAGCTGCTTCCTaaaactaggagaaaaaaaaagtgtaagataCATCACCTGTTTCTATGGCTTGGGCTTCATTGGTCTTCCATTGCTCAGCTACATCATTTGCTAGTGGATCATCTGGATtgggagcgcttaacaaagcctgGATTGATAGCAGGACTGTACGAATCTGCAAAGCTGGGGACCATTTATCTGAAGAGACATTTATATCAGATGAAATACCATATTCACCATTATCTACAGAAATAGCAAGTTTCCCTCTCCCAGATTAAAGAATAAGCGAGGTATTTTTAGACAAATGAAATCTCTTTTTAGGGTCAATTTCCAAGTTTCTGTACTTAATAagatcaaaagaaagaaaacaaggtagCACTTACCTTTCAAAATATCTAAACATATTCTTCCCAGCTTGTCTACATTAGGATGATAAATTTTGGTCATGAAACGTACTTTAGGAGCTGCCATTGGATATTCTTCTGGAAGGAATAGTTCAAGTTTAAATGTCCCACCCTCAAAGGGGGAATCCTGTGGACCTGCAATGACCACGTGAAAATAACGTGCGTTGCTTTCATCTGGCTCTGCTTTTATCCCAGGGACTGGCTCTGCCAGCAAGCGCTGGGTTTCctagaggaagaagaagaggcaacaATGTAACAAATACAgtccatttaaaataaacattaccggtacaaactattttaaaaacaagtattcATTATGAGCTATTTGCCTATGTCGACAGAAACAATGTTAGACAAATACCTTAAAGTCAAAGAACATCTGCAGAAAGATGAGGATGTGGTAAACTGGTACGCATCTCTTTTCGGATCCCTCAACTGCTGTAATAATGTGTGCTTCTATAGCGCAAggcaattgtcctggtttcagctggaatagagttattttctttccagtagctggaaTAGTGGTATGTTTTAGATTTAGGATGacaagaatgttggtaacacactgatgtgttcagttttggctgagtggtgtttagaccaagtcaaggatttttcagcttctcatgcccagccagcgagaaggctggaggggcacaaggagttgggaggggacacagccaggagagctgacccaaactggccaaaggggtattccagtccatgggacgtcacgcccagtatataaactggggggaggtggcctggggggatcactgctcgggaactgactgggcatcagtcagtgagtggtgagcaattgcattgtgcatcacttgttttgtatattccaatccttttattattattgtcattttattattgttgttgctgtcattattagtttcttcctttctgttctattaaactgttcttatctcaacccatgagttttactt
This region of Accipiter gentilis chromosome 34, bAccGen1.1, whole genome shotgun sequence genomic DNA includes:
- the UBE2N gene encoding ubiquitin-conjugating enzyme E2 N, with amino-acid sequence MAGLPRRIIKETQRLLAEPVPGIKAEPDESNARYFHVVIAGPQDSPFEGGTFKLELFLPEEYPMAAPKVRFMTKIYHPNVDKLGRICLDILKDKWSPALQIRTVLLSIQALLSAPNPDDPLANDVAEQWKTNEAQAIETARAWTRLYAMNNI